Proteins from one Melospiza melodia melodia isolate bMelMel2 chromosome 18, bMelMel2.pri, whole genome shotgun sequence genomic window:
- the NPTX2 gene encoding neuronal pentraxin-2 has product MLLVAAGLLLAVAAGGRGSPAPEQESPPGSRFVCTSLPLDAAGAGCPLPPVPMQGGALPPEEELKATVLQLRETVLQQKETIGSQREAIRELTGKLSRCEGADGKSATGAWKNEVGKGKDTMGDLPRDPALVIEQLSRTMQTLKDRLESLEHQLRANVSYAALPSDLREMLQRRLGDLERQLLSKVAELEDEKSLLHNETSAHRQKTESALNALLERVSELEKGNSAFKSPDEFKVSLPLRTNYLYGKIKKTLPELYAFTVCLWLRSSASPGIGTPFSYAVPGQANEIVLIEWGNNPIELLINDKVAQLPLFISDGKWHHICITWTTRDGMWEAFQDGEKLGTGENLAPWHPIKPGGVLILGQEQDTVGGRFDATQAFVGEMSQFNIWDRVLRAEDIMNIANCSINMPGNIIPWVDNNVDVFGGATKWPVETCEERLLDL; this is encoded by the exons ATGCTGCTCGTGGCCGCCGGGCTCCTGCTCGCCGTagctgcgggcgggcgggggtcGCCGGCCCCGGAGCAGGAGAGCCCGCCGGGCAGCCGCTTCGTGTGCACCTCGCTGCCGCTGGACGCCGCCGGCGCGGGCTGCCCGCTGCCCCCCGTGCCCATGCAGGGCGGCGCGCTGCCCCCCGAGGAGGAGCTGAAAGCCACGGTGCTGCAGCTGCGGGAGACCGTCCTGCAGCAGAAGGAGACCATCGGGAGCCAGCGGGAGGCCATCCGGGAGCTCACCGGCAAGCTGAGCCGCTGCGAGGGGGCCGACGGCAAGTCCGCCACGGGGGCGTGGAAGAACGAGGTGGGCAAGGGCAAGGACACGATGGGCGACCTGCCGCGGGACCCGGCGCTGGTCATCGAGCAGCTGAGCCGCACCATGCAGACCCTGAAGGACCGCCTGGAGAGCCTGGAG CACCAGCTCCGGGCCAACGTGTCCTATGCAGCGCTGCCCAGTGACCTGCGGGAGATGCTGCAGCGCCGGCTCGGGGACCTGGAGCGGCAGCTCCTCAGCAAGGTGGCCGAGCTGGAGGATGAGAAATCCCTGCTGCACAACGAGACCTCAGCCCACCGGCAGAAGACAGAGTCAGCCTTGAATGCATTGCTAGAAAGAGTGTCTGAGCTGGAGAAAG GTAACAGTGCATTTAAGTCCCCTGATGAGTTCAAGGTCTCGCTCCCTCTCCGCACCAATTACCTGTATGGGAAGATCAAGAAGACCCTGCCAGAGCTCTATGCTTTCACTGTGTGCTTGTGGCTCAGGTCAAGTGCTTCTCCTGGCATTGGCACTCCCTTCTCATATGCTGTTCCTGGGCAAGCCAATGAAATTGTCCTCATAGAATGGGGGAACAATCCGATTGAGCTGCTAATTAATGATAAG GTTGCTCAGCTCCCTCTCTTCATCAGTGATGGAAAATGGCATCATATCTGCATCACATGGACAACCAGAGATGGAATGTGGGAAGCTTTTCAGGATGGAGAGAAGCTTGGCACTGGGGAGAATCTTGCTCCTTGGCATCCAATTAAACCTGGAGGTGTCTTGATCCTGGGTCAGGAACAG GACACAGTAGGAGGAAGATTTGATGCAACTCAAGCCTTTGTTGGGGAGATGAGCCAGTTCAATATATGGGACAGGGTGTTAAGAGCTGAAGACATCATGAATATTGCCAACTGCTCCATCAACATGCCTGGCAACATCATCCCCTGGGTGGACAACAACGTGGATGTGTTTGGAGGTGCTACCAAATGGCCTGTGGAGACCTGTGAGGAGCGCCTGCTTGACTTGTAG